The following coding sequences lie in one Primulina huaijiensis isolate GDHJ02 chromosome 2, ASM1229523v2, whole genome shotgun sequence genomic window:
- the LOC140961640 gene encoding uncharacterized protein: MTISDIVVGNLTTLYLVVIAAMKAYGLATGRSFSSACVLVLSTLVVAVILIATLTYDVSRKAADALMTRDHGHEMCRGGICWHGVAVKSPASQVRFRLPPQHVQ; this comes from the coding sequence ATGACGATTTCCGACATAGTCGTGGGAAACCTGACGACGCTTTACCTGGTGGTGATAGCAGCGATGAAGGCGTATGGCCTGGCGACGGGGCGGAGCTTCAGCAGCGCCTGCGTGCTCGTCCTCTCCACGCTGGTCGTGGCCGTGATCCTAATCGCCACGCTCACGTACGACGTGTCGCGCAAGGCAGCTGATGCTCTGATGACTCGCGATCACGGGCACGAGATGTGCCGCGGCGGAATCTGCTGGCACGGAGTTGCCGTCAAATCGCCGGCTTCTCAGGTGCGGTTCCGCCTCCCTCCGCAACACGTGCAATGA